ATGACTCTCTTAACTCAGCTATACTACACATCTACTATTTTTCACCTCTATTGAATCGTTATGAACAGTGTATGGCGGAGGCGGGTGGAGTATGGTAGTTCTAGCATGTGGCTTGTGCATGTCTAAATAGGATCCTATACGCTTATGATTCTAAAGCTCTAAAGGTCTCATGTCCGGCTCGAAGCTATACGACTAGTCCCGGCTCAGTCTTTAGCGTCTGTTTAAACTGTGAGCTTCTAAATCAATAGCAGCACGTCAAAGGTTTATATATTTCAACTTGTGCGGTATTAATTTAGATAGAGTTGGGAGCAGTTAGGGTGATGTATAGTGGTCGAGCAGGAGACTCCCATCAAGATGCGCGAAGTAAAGATTCCCGTTGAGGTTCCAGTAAGGCCAGTGTCGAAGAGGGAGATTAAGCAGCTAGAAGCAGTACTAATCATAGGCACATTGTTCAGACCCGATGTGCTTCAAGCAGCACTGAGCAAAGAGGAGTTCCTAACATGGGTTGATAGCCTTGCTGTTGCAGCAGCTGCGCTAGCAATGGAGAAGGCTGGCTACACGGTCTCCCAGATAGCTGAGGAGCTAGGTCGCACTGAGGCAACTATAAGGCGGCACTTGAAGGGCGAGACCAAAGCTGGCAAGCTGGTTCGCGAGACCTATGATATGCTCATCAGGGGTGAGCTAAAGCTAGCAGTACCAATAGTCAGCCCGGAGGCCGAGGAGGAGCTAAAGAAGCTAGATGAGCAGGTAAAACAGCTCGAGGAGGAGCTAGGTAAGCTCCGTGCCGAGAACACCGAGTTGAGGGAGAGACTCCAGAGGCTCGAGGAGGCAAAGAAGAAGGCAGCCGAGCAGTTAGGCAAAGCTATCGAGGCGCTCCAAGAGGCAAAAAGGGCGCTAGAGGCCTAACCCCTTATTTGCCTCCAGGTAGCGAATTTTTCACCTTCGCCCTGGTACTCCACGAGTTCCACTAGCTCCCTTAGCAAGCAGCTCCTCGTCAATATCCTCTACCCAGAGCCCCCGCGGGCTTCAGTATCTTCTCCACATGACTGAGTTCGGGAGCGGACAGCTGCAGTTGCAACAATGTATGCGATAGGATCAGCCGGTGCTATCAGGGGGCGGAGGGCCACCTCCAGCTAGCAGCTCAATATGGGAACCAAGAACACGCACGAAAACCTTGTGGGCTTTTACGGGTTTCTCGCCAGCAGCTTAACCAATGGCCCGGCTGGCAGGCATGTTGGAACAGTAATGTAGGTCCTTGAAGGTCTACATGAGCCAGAATACCAGCTACAACCTCAAGGTTTCACTTGAGTCATTTAAGTCGTGAACAAGCATGGTCTAGCTATAAACGCGCTCCGATACTAGTGGCTAAAGAGTACAATGCTTTCAGCAACTGTCTCAAAGTCTAGGCTCGGATAGGGCTTGTTAACAAGCCGCAAAGAGCACAATAAGCTGGCGTCAATACCCTGCTCCTTAACTAGCTGTACATGTATACATATGCAGTGAGCTCGCTTGTAACACTTGTTAGTGGTATTTCAATGCCTATCTCTACATAGGCAATAAAGGGGTCAGTATTGTATCCGAGGGCAAATTCAATGCCATAACAGACTTTGTAAATTGTATAAGATTATCGCTATTATACACTTGCTCTCAAGCTAAAATAAAATGATAACTGTAGGTGAACATTTTGTATTGATGGCAAATGGGTTGAAGTTGTTTTATGTTAGATTATATCAATTATATCAAGAGTCTTAGGAATTCGACTAGTGTTCTTACGCCCCATCCGGTGGCGCCCTTCTCGTAGTATGGTTTCCAGGGCCCCTTCTCCTGAACCCAGGCTGTGCCAGCGATGTCCAAATGTGCCCATGGTCTGTCGCCGACGAACTTTTCGAGGAACTTTGCAGCCGTTATTGCGCCTGCTGGCCGGCCCCCAACGTTGTTTGTGTCGGCTACATGGCTTTCGAGTTGTTTGGCGTAGACAGGCCATAGCGGCATTTTCCATACGGGCTCGCCTGCGATCCATGCTGCTCTTTCGACCATTGAGGCTAGCTGGTCGTTGTTGCTGAATAGTGCTGCTGCGTGGTTGCCTAGGGCTACTACTGCTGCACCGGTTAGTGTTGCGAAGTCGAACATGTAGTCTGGCTTATACTTCTCTGCAGCATAGGCGAGTGCGTCAGCCATTATGAGTCTGCCCTCGGCATCGGTGTTGCCTATCTCCACGGTGGTGCCGTTGTACATTCTTATAACATCGAGTGGTTTGTAAGCACGGCCGCTTGGTAGGTTCTCCACGGCTGGTACGAGGGCTACCATGTTTACTGGCAGTCTAAGCAGAGCAGCTGCAACCACGGCACCTATAGCGGCAGCACCACCGCTCTTATCAAACTTCATCTCCTGCATAGCCTGTGGCGGTTTGAGATCTAAGCCGCCAGCATCGAAGACTACCGCCTTGCCCACAACGGCTATCCTCTTGCCACCACTGTTGTACTCTAGTATTATGAGGCGTGGCTCTACATTGCTGCCAGAGCCAACAGCTAGTATGCCACCCATGCCAAGGCTCTCCAAGTCTGACCTATATAGAACCCTTATAGTGAGGCCCAGCCGGGATGCAAGCTCTCTAGCCTTCTCCTCAAGCTTCTCTGGGCTCAGCCTATTGGCTGGCGCATTTGCTATATCCCTAGCTACCCTTACAGCCTCCGCTATAGCCTTAGCAGTCTCAACAGCTTTCTCGTCGCCGGGCTCTAGCCTTACCTCCTCGAGGATGTGCGGCTTCTCCTCCCTCTCCCGTAGGCTGTATACGTAGTTTGCCATGTCCGCTGCCACGAGGGCTTGTTCAACACTCCAAACAGTATCCCTGCCGGCTGTCTCAGCAGCCTTCTCTAGCAACTCCTCGTGCACTACGACACCGAGCCTCTTTATGCTCTTCTTGCTCCTTGCAAGCTTGACTGCAGAGGCGACGGCAACCCTTAATCTCTCAGCATCGCCGAACCACTCGTTACCCCCGGCACCGGCAAGTATAACCCTCTTAACAGTAGCACTAGACTCGTAGATCAGAATCGTCTCCTCAAGCTTCCCTTTAAAGTCGCCGAGTTCAATAACGGTCCGCACGGTATCGCCAAAGCCCTTAAGCCATTCTAGCTGCTTCTCGCCAGCAACATAGGCTATAGCATCCACGCCATTACGGGCGTTGCCAACGCGGAGAAGGGTCGACAAGGGGTCTAGCACCAGGTATCTGGAAGAATCACCCTAATTCTTTAAAAATAGAACTACGGGCTATGCCGGAGATTGGATTGTGAGGAGCGGGACTAACTCCTCCAGCCTATCTCCCTGTTGAGATACTTCTCTATCGCTTTGGCAGCGTCTAGGCCTCCCTTCATCGCAATGCCTATCAGACTAGCACCGTGTTCAACGTCGCCAGCAGCGAACACTGGCTCTCTAGTGGTCCTCTTGTACTCGTCAACATCTATTGTGCCGTCCGGCCTAAGCTTTATGCCCAGCTGCTCTACATTGCATGGTGGTGTTGGTTTGAGCCCTATGGCTTCAAGGACGAGGTCCGCCTCTATTGTGAAATACTCACCAGTACCCACGGGCTTGGGCCTCTTGGAGCCGGGTTGCTCAACAAGCTTCATCCTTTCAAACTTGACTGCGGCAACACGCTTACCACTTGGATCTGGTATGTACTCTACCGGTGAGGCTAGCTCAATGATCTTCGCACCAGCTTCTTCGGCTTCCCTGAACCCCCTTTCACCCGCGGGAGCGTATTGGCGTATACGTCTATACACCATGTAGACCTCCTTAGCTCCAAGCCACTTTGAGACATGAACAGCGTCTACAGCTGTGAGGCCGCCACCTATAACAACGACCCTTTCGCCTATCGGCGGCTTCTCACTCTTATACCCGTACTTCCACATGTGGTAGTCTACGATCCACTCCATAGCCGGATATATGCCTTCAAGATTTGCGCCCGGGATGTTTAGTCTGGCACTCTCCCAGGTGCCAGTCGCTATCAGTACCGCGTCATAGTTGTTTATTAGCTCCTCGAGCGAGACATCTCTACACACCGTGATGTTCTGCCTAAACTCTACGCCTAGCTCATGCAGCTCTTTAATACCTTCACGCACCTTAGCCTTGTTAATATGTATCTCAAGGACGCCAAATATTAGGAAACCACCAGGCTCGGGATTCCTATCGAATACAGTAACGTTGAAGCCCCTACAACGTAGGTAACCGGCAGCGTAGAGGCCGGCCGGGCCAGCACCGATAATTGCTATCCTCTCGCTGCGTGGCTCTGCTTGGCCAGGCTTGCAGCCTACGATGAATCTCAACGTAGGGCACCGTATGCATTGTATATGGTGAATCGTTTAAGAAGAATTCGTATACGGGTGGAATATCGGTAGAATAGTACAAATGTACAAATAGCTATACCAATGTTTTATCTTGAAGAAACTGTTGGATATGGGATATTGTGGCGTGTGCTCTGGGCTCTAGGAGAAAAATCAAGCTAGTAATGACAGTAAAACCTTGAAGAGGGTTTCAGTTATAGCTTAGGCCCTTATTATGCCAGTCTTCTTGAGGTAGTCTATGAGGGCGTAGTAGGCCCTTATCCTGGACATGTTCTTAGAGCCGCGTGGTCCTGGATCCTTCATGTAGAATGCGTTTACCTCGTATGCTGTGCCGTAGATGCCTCGTTCTGTTAGTGTCTTGCCTATCCTTGCTAGGTCCACTAGGAGGCCTGCTAGTGCGGGGCTATCGTTTATCCTCATGTTGACTACTAGCTCGTCCTCGAGGCCGTTGAATGTCTTCCACCATATGTGCATTGAGACGAACTTCTTGTCGCCAAGTGGTTCTAGGTATCCTGTGGGCTTGATGAAGTGTGGTGCGTCATAGCCTAGTATGTCTTTCACAATGCTGCTCTTGGTTTCCTCCTTCATCTTGTTCCTCTCAGGTATTGTTAGTGCTAGGAAGTCGGTGTTGCCGCCGATATTGAACTGGGCTATTGAGTGTACGTAGCGGTTGCGCTCGGCAAGGTGTTCTAGTAGGTCGGCTGTTAGCGGTGTTGCACCAGTAGCTCCGTCATCACCTAGCACTATGCTCTTAGCCTCCTCGTACAGCTTCACGATGGCATCATCGCGTGCCAGCGGGCTCGGTATAACGTTGACTAGGGCTACGGATCTGCCAGTGTCCTTCGCGTATAGGTACGCTGCATAGGCATAGGCGTGGCTTGCACTTAGCC
This DNA window, taken from Hyperthermus butylicus DSM 5456, encodes the following:
- a CDS encoding FAD-dependent oxidoreductase codes for the protein MRFIVGCKPGQAEPRSERIAIIGAGPAGLYAAGYLRCRGFNVTVFDRNPEPGGFLIFGVLEIHINKAKVREGIKELHELGVEFRQNITVCRDVSLEELINNYDAVLIATGTWESARLNIPGANLEGIYPAMEWIVDYHMWKYGYKSEKPPIGERVVVIGGGLTAVDAVHVSKWLGAKEVYMVYRRIRQYAPAGERGFREAEEAGAKIIELASPVEYIPDPSGKRVAAVKFERMKLVEQPGSKRPKPVGTGEYFTIEADLVLEAIGLKPTPPCNVEQLGIKLRPDGTIDVDEYKRTTREPVFAAGDVEHGASLIGIAMKGGLDAAKAIEKYLNREIGWRS
- a CDS encoding inositol-3-phosphate synthase gives rise to the protein MAVRVILVGQGLVATHFAVGIERIKRGELEPYGVPLAKYQLVYDIKDIELVGSYDVDEEKVGKTVYEVAKKAVGDILPVPETLKSITVRRGIHLGSLRGLPFKAKGLEDELGSVRAAIEALVEEWKKLQPDVVMIVATTEPAKPFHKVEDLVKAVERDDRDRLSASHAYAYAAYLYAKDTGRSVALVNVIPSPLARDDAIVKLYEEAKSIVLGDDGATGATPLTADLLEHLAERNRYVHSIAQFNIGGNTDFLALTIPERNKMKEETKSSIVKDILGYDAPHFIKPTGYLEPLGDKKFVSMHIWWKTFNGLEDELVVNMRINDSPALAGLLVDLARIGKTLTERGIYGTAYEVNAFYMKDPGPRGSKNMSRIRAYYALIDYLKKTGIIRA
- a CDS encoding helix-turn-helix domain-containing protein, whose translation is MVEQETPIKMREVKIPVEVPVRPVSKREIKQLEAVLIIGTLFRPDVLQAALSKEEFLTWVDSLAVAAAALAMEKAGYTVSQIAEELGRTEATIRRHLKGETKAGKLVRETYDMLIRGELKLAVPIVSPEAEEELKKLDEQVKQLEEELGKLRAENTELRERLQRLEEAKKKAAEQLGKAIEALQEAKRALEA
- a CDS encoding leucyl aminopeptidase, with protein sequence MSTLLRVGNARNGVDAIAYVAGEKQLEWLKGFGDTVRTVIELGDFKGKLEETILIYESSATVKRVILAGAGGNEWFGDAERLRVAVASAVKLARSKKSIKRLGVVVHEELLEKAAETAGRDTVWSVEQALVAADMANYVYSLREREEKPHILEEVRLEPGDEKAVETAKAIAEAVRVARDIANAPANRLSPEKLEEKARELASRLGLTIRVLYRSDLESLGMGGILAVGSGSNVEPRLIILEYNSGGKRIAVVGKAVVFDAGGLDLKPPQAMQEMKFDKSGGAAAIGAVVAAALLRLPVNMVALVPAVENLPSGRAYKPLDVIRMYNGTTVEIGNTDAEGRLIMADALAYAAEKYKPDYMFDFATLTGAAVVALGNHAAALFSNNDQLASMVERAAWIAGEPVWKMPLWPVYAKQLESHVADTNNVGGRPAGAITAAKFLEKFVGDRPWAHLDIAGTAWVQEKGPWKPYYEKGATGWGVRTLVEFLRLLI